The Glycine soja cultivar W05 chromosome 3, ASM419377v2, whole genome shotgun sequence genome window below encodes:
- the LOC114406772 gene encoding uncharacterized protein LOC114406772, with the protein MFSPSHLKTLYPLQQAFSVKPSSTISSMKLKRIVHTLIVSHLCRIIRALSKVKDVMVEILKENSTMIHKKHYNNYRRKNKIILGSFRLHYNWCSSKSSHVLPVPEPVYATCRDSGEPPRDEEDCPYLRWLEEKVEVEGGGGDNSNNKGASATNDEHDEMNEIDVLAEMFIANCHEKFRLEKQESDRRFHEMLARSM; encoded by the coding sequence atgtttagcCCTTCGCATCTCAAAACCTTGTACCCTCTTCAACAAGCCTTCTCAGTAAAACCATCTTCAACCATAAGCTCCATGAAGCTAAAGAGAATCGTGCACACCCTCATAGTTTCCCACTTGTGCCGAATCATTCGTGCACTCTCCAAAGTCAAAGATGTTATGGTTGAGATTCTTAAAGAAAACTCAACCATGATCCACAAAAAGCACTACAACAACTACAGACGCAAGAATAAGATCATCCTAGGCTCCTTCAGGCTCCACTACAACTGGTGCTCCTCCAAATCCTCGCATGTGTTGCCGGTTCCCGAACCGGTTTACGCCACGTGCCGCGACTCGGGGGAGCCGCCGCGAGACGAAGAAGATTGCCCCTACCTAAGGTGGCTTGAGGAGAAGGTTGAAGTtgaaggtggtggtggtgataatagtaataataaggGTGCAAGTGCAACAAATGATGAGCATGATGAAATGAACGAGATTGATGTGCTGGCGGAAATGTTCATTGCCAATTGCCACGAGAAGTTCAGGTTGGAAAAGCAAGAGTCTGATAGGAGGTTCCATGAAATGCTGGCTAGAAGCATGTGA
- the LOC114406773 gene encoding non-structural maintenance of chromosomes element 4 homolog A-like has translation MIVPKRELINDDDDKDNDAVNDDDADDHQTPKGRRGIRSRYLSVKNMIHDEREEIARADSHKFNLIFNEMETLHQLVTKPREQVADAKALLDITQSLVMSVKNIAIGGLTPSDFVTHILKKFGGQAGPSNSTEDFSRNSVAWKDIGVAVSRVFRAGCGCYTMIGAMDAKIKQRKVYNRRKRVRPTELARPKELGGGSGEERTETDKHMITMFNILRINKFVKLENLILNRNSFAQTVENLFALSFLVRDGRAEIKVNEAGWLIVSPRNAPAANSVVSRDVAFSHFVFRFDFNDWKLMVCSVGVGEELMPHRDSQLQSQTEVSAESSEKKKKKEKKPRTTKVQ, from the exons ATGATCGTGCCGAAACGCGAATTGATTAACGACGACGACGATAAAGATAACGACGCCGTTAACGACGACGACGCTGATGATCACCAAACGCCGAAAGGCCGGCGAGGTATTCGTTCACGGTACCTCTCCGTCAAGAACATGATTCacg ATGAAAGGGAAGAAATTGCCAGGGCTGACTCTCACaagtttaatttgatctttaatGAAATGGAAACCTTACATCAGCtag TTACAAAGCCAAGAGAACAAGTAGCCGATGCAAAGGCTCTTTTGGACATCACCCAATCTTTGGTAATGTCTGTGAAAAATATTGCCATTGGTGGACTAACTCCTTCAGACTTTGTTACCCACATTCTTAAAAAATTCGGAGGACAAGCTGGACCAAGTAATAGCACTGAAGATTTCAGCAGAAACTCAGTAGCTTGGAAGGATATTGGAGTTGCAGTGTCACGTGTTTTTAGAGCGGGTTGTGGGTGTTATACAat GATTGGCGCCATGGATGCTAAAATAAAACAGAGGAAGGTTTATAATCGTCGCAAGCGTGTGAGACCCACTGAATTGGCCCGGCCTAAAGAG CTTGGTGGTGGTTCGGGAGAAGAGAGAACTGAGACTGATAAACATATGATAACCATGTTTAACATCTTAAGGATTAATAAATTTGTGAAGCTTGAAAATCTGATTTTGAATCGGAACTCATTCGCACAAACGGTGGAGAATTTATTTGCTTTATCCTTTTTAGTCAGAGATGGGCGGGCTGAAATAAAAGTGAACGAGGCTGGATGGCTAATAGTTT CGCCAAGGAATGCTCCTGCTGCTAATTCAGTAGTTTCCAGGGATGTTGCTTTTAGCCACTTTGTATTCAGATTTGACTTCAATGATTGGAAG CTGATGGTTTGCTCTGTTGGTGTTGGTGAGGAGCTGATGCCTCATAGGGATAGCCAATTACAGAGTCAGACTGAAGTATCTGCAGAATCtagtgaaaaaaagaaaaagaaagaaaagaagcccAGAACAACAAAAGTTCAGTGA
- the LOC114406774 gene encoding zinc finger CCCH domain-containing protein 31-like: protein MDIRKRGRHETGFSLNGGFKRSKQEMESLSTGVGSKSKPCTKFFSTAGCPFGEGCHFLHYVPGGYNAVAHMMNLTPAAPPPPSRNVAALPHVPNGSAPSAVKTRICNKFNTAEGCKFGDKCHFAHGEWELGKHIAPSFDDHHAMGPPGAGRLAGRMEPPGPAASFGANSTAKISVEASLAGAIIGKGGVNSKQICRQTGAKLSIREHESDPNLRNIELEGSFEQIKEASNMVKDLLLTLQMSAPPKTTPGVPGAPASHGSNFKTKLCENFAKGSCTFGDRCHFAHGASELRKSGV from the exons ATGGATATCCGCAAGAGGGGAAGACACGAAACCGGCTTCAGCTTAAATGGAGGATTCAAGAGATCCAAGCAAG AAATGGAGTCCTTATCAACTGGTGTAGGAAGCAAATCGAAGCCATGTACCAAGTTTTTCAG CACTGCTGGTTGCCCATTTGGTGAGGGCTGCCACTTCTTGCACTATGTTCCCGGTGGTTATAATGCAGTTGCCCATATGATGAATTTAACACCTGCAGCacctcctccaccatcaagAAATGTTGCAGCTCTGCCTCATGTACCTAATGGGTCTGCACCATCTGCCGTTAAGACCCGCATATGCAACAAGTTTAATACTGCTGAAGGTTGCAAATTTGGTGACAAATGCCATTTTGCTCATGGTGAATGGGAACTTGGCAAACACATTGCTCCATCATTTGATGATCATCATGCCATGGGACCCCCTGGAGCAGGTCGTCTTGCTGGTCGAATGGAGCCTCCGGGTCCTGCCGCAAGTTTTGGTGCCAATTCCACAGCGAAGATCAGCGTAGAAGCTTCCCTGGCTGGAGCTATCATTGGGAAGGGTGGTGTGAACTCAAAACAGATCTGCCGCCAAACTGGAGCCAAACTTTCAATTCGAGAGCATGAATCTGACCCAAATCTTAGAAACATTGAACTTGAGGGAAGTTTTGAGCAAATCAAGGAAGCAAGTAACATGGTAAAGGATTTACTTTTGACCCTGCAAATGTCTGCACCACCTAAAACAACCCCGGGTGTTCCTGGTGCACCTGCCTCTCATGGAAGCAATTTTAAGACGAAGCTGTGTGAGAATTTTGCAAAAGGGTCTTGCACGTTTGGAGATAGATGTCACTTTGCACATGGAGCTTCTGAATTGCGTAAATCAGGAGTATGA